Genomic segment of Sodaliphilus pleomorphus:
CAAGAAATACCAGCCCAGCCAGAGCGAGATCGAGGCTGTGTACAACCAGTACAAGAACCTGTGGAAGATCAACGACCCGCAGGCCCGCCTGCACTATGTGGCCGTCAACATCGCTCCCAGCAAGGCCGACCTGGCCGCCGCCCAGAAGGTGATCGACAAGGCCAAGGCCGTGATTGCCGGTCCCAACGGCGTCGACTCGCTCAAGAACATAAGCGAGTTCAGCAACATCCAGAACAGCAAGATCACCCTGGAGCAGGCCAAGCAATTTGCCCAGCAAATGGGCGACTCGGCGTTTACCGCCTTTGTGAGCGGCGGCGCCAAGGGTGCAACCCACTTCTTCGACAAGGGCAACAACCACGTGATCTTCAAGATCACCGATGTGGCTGAGCTCGTCGACACTGCCAAGGTGGTGGTCGTGGAGGTGCAAGGCGACAAGGCCAAGCAGAACAAGGTGCTTGCAGCCCTCAACGCCGGCCAGGACGTGAGCAAGATGCAAGGCGTGCAGGTTGCTCCCGAGCAGCCCATGCAGGTGCAGAACCCGCAACTGAGCGACAGCGTGAGAAATCAGATTGAGGCCAACGCAGCCACTGGCAAGTACTTTGTGCTGCAAAGCGATGCCAAGAACGGCGCAGCCCTGTTGAAGGTGAACAGCGCAGTGAAGAAGACCTTCTACTCGCTGGCTGTGTCGAGCTATGAGGTGGTGGCCAGTTCCCAGACGAGCACCAGCACCCAGGACAAGCTCCAGACCTTCTTGAACAAGAACAAGACGGCGGCCGCCTTTGAAAAGAATGCTGCCAAGTATGGCTATGCAGCCCAGGAGGCATTTGTCAACTCGGCCACTGCACAGCTGGGTGGCAACCCGCAATTTGGCATGCCGGGCATCACCAACTCGCGCAAGGCCATAAAGTGGGCCCTCACCGAGGGCAAGAAGGGCACCGTGTCTAACATCTTCACCGACAACAACGACGTGCTCGTGGCTGTTGCGCTCGACGACATCTACGACGGCGACTTCCTGCCGCTCACCGACCCCGAGGTGCTCACCTTCTGCACCAACAAGGCCCGTGCCCTGAAGATCGCCAAGGCCATGGAGGCCCAGTACAAGGGCAAGGCCAGCAACGTGGCCGGCTATGCCAAGCTCTTCGGCACCACCCCCGACGTGACAAGCGTCACCTTCGGCAACGACCAGGTGATGAAGATCAACACCACTCCGCTCAGCCTCGACGGCCAGGAGGGCGACGGCGGCTTCATAGGCCGCGTGGCAGCTGCCAAGCAGGGCAAGACCTATGTGTGGGCCGGCAACAGCGCCATCTATGCCTTCACGGTGACCAAGACCACCAAGAGCGCCATGAAGCTCAAGAAGGAAGAGCTCAAAAACCGCTGGATGATGCAGTATGGCATCATTTCCAACCAGCAGATGGGCATCGACCGCTTTACCAGTGTGCTCATGACCTCTAAGAAGATCAAAAACAACCTCGTGAAGTTCCAGTAACCACACTGCGAGGAAAACCGCGACAACTTTACAACTCCCGCATACAATGCCGCCAGCCGCAACGCTGGCGGCATTTTTTGCCTCGGGGCGTTGTAGAAATCGAAAATATTGCTTAATTTTACACGCATATAAACAAAAATCACATCCCTGCAGCCCTGCCGCATGCAAAGTTGCAGGGCGCTACAACAAAATCAATCACAACACGCTATGGCCACTATCAACGAAGTACAGGACGAAATTATCGACGAGTTTGAAGGCTTCACCGACTGGATGGACAAGTACCAGCTCATCATCGACATGGGCAACGCCATGCCGGCCCTCGACGAGAAATACAAAACCCCCGACAACCTCATCGACGGCTGCCAGAGCCGCGTGTGGCTGCAGGCCGACTATGTCGACGGCAAGGTGGAGTTTCAGGCCGACAGCGATGCCATCATCGTCAAGGGCATCATCTCGATGCTGGTGCGGGTGCTCAACGGCCGCACGCCGCAAGAAATACTCGATGCCGACCTCTACTTTATCGACCGCATAGGGCTGCACGAGCACTTGTCGCCCACACGCAGCAACGGGTTGCTGGCCATGGTGAAGAAAATCATGGCCTATGCCGTGGCCTTCAAGGCGACTCAGGGCTGAGACCAGCCCTGTCACAGGCCAGGAGCGGCACAGCTACAGCACGCAATCTTTTTAATTAACTCCATAAAACATCCATTACACTATGTTCAAAAACCATCCCAAGGGGTTGATCCCCGCCGCCCTGAGCAACATGGGCGAACGCTTTGGCTATTACATCATGAATGCAGTGCTGCTGCTGTTCTTGTGCTCCAAGTTTGGCTTGAGCGACGAGACGAGCGGTATCATCTACTCGGTATTCTATGCCCTGATTTATGTGCTGAGCCTCTTTGGCGGCTTTGTAGCCGACCGCACGCAAAACTACAAGGGCACCATCATGGCCGGCCTGGTGGTGATGGCCTCGGGCTATGTGCTGCTGTCGATACCCATCATGTCGACCGCGAGCAACATCGGGTGGCTGCTGCCCTTCACCTGCTTTGCCTTGCTGCTCATCGCCTTTGGCAACGGCCTGTTCAAGGGCAACCTGCAGGCCATTGTGGGCCAGCTCTACGACAACTTTGAGGCCGAGGCTGCCAAGAAAGGCCCCGAGGCTGTGAAGGCCGTGCAGGGCAAGCGCGACTCGGGCTTCCAAATCTTCTATGTGTTTATCAATGTGGGCGGCCTGGTGGCACCCTTCATTGCTCCCTACCTGCGCCAGTGGTGGCTGGGCACCAAGGGGCTGCTCTACAATGCCGAGCTGCCGGCCCTGTGCCACAAGTTTATCGAGAACCGCGCCGGCATGACTGGCGAGGAGAGCAGCAACCTGGTCAAGCTCATGCACGACGTGGGCGGCAACGTCAACGACATGGCCGCAGCGTGCACGGGCTATCTCGACGCCTTCAACACCGGAGTGCACTACTCGTTTATCGCCAGTGTGGTGGCCATGCTCATCTCGCTGGTCATCTTCGTTGCCTACAAGCGCATCTTCCCCACGCCGGCCAAGAAGGAGGCTGCTGCTGCGGTTGAGTATACCGCCGAGGAGAAGGCTGCCATGGGCAAGGAGATCAAGCAGCGCATGTATGCCCTCTTTGCCGTGCTGGGCATCGCCATCTTCTTCTGGTTCTCGTTCCACCAGAACGGTCAGTCGCTCTCGGTGTTTGCCCGCGACTTTGTGAAGACCGACTCGATAGCTCCCGAGATATGGCAGGCTGTGAACCCCTTCTTTGTGATCGTGCTCACGCCCATCATCATGTGGATATTTGGCGTGCTGGGCCGCCGCGGCAAGACGATCTCGACGCCGCGCAAGATTGCCTATGGCATGTTTATCGCCGGCCTGGCCTACTTGTTCCTCATGATCTTCTCGCTGGTCAACCATTATCCCTCGGGCGAGCAGTTCAAGCTCATGAGCGTCACGGCCAAGGAGAGCATGAAGGCTGGTCCGTGGGTGCTCATCGTCACCTATTTCTTCCTCACGGTGGCCGAGCTGTTTATCTCGCCGCTGGGCCTCTCGTTTGTGTCGAAGGTGGCTCCCAAGCACCTGCAGGGTGTGTGCCAGGGCTTGTGGCTGGGTGCCACGGCTGTGGGCAACCTGCTCATCTGGATAGGCCCGCTCATGTACAACAAGATGCCCTTGTGGGAGTGCTGGGGTGTGTTCCTGGCCGTGTGCCTGGTGTCGATGGGCGTGATGCTGGGCATGGTGAAGTGGCTGGAACGCGTGACGGGCGAGTAAGCGCTGCTGCCGCGGTGTGATCCACGCCACGACGATTTAGCATAGTCATAAAAAGTCGCAGGATATTATCATTCTGCGACTTTTTTTAGTACTTTTGTGAAAGTACAACTTTAAAACAGAAAATCGTTATGTTTGAAAATCAACCAAAGGGACTTTGGGCATTGTCGCTTGCCAACACGGGCGAGCGATTTGGTTACTACACCATGATTGCCGTGTTCGTTTTGTTTTTGAAAGCCAATTTCGGCCTGAGCGCGGGAGCGGCCGGGGCCATCTACAGCATCTTTATGGGCTTGGTCTATTTCCTGCCCTTTGTGGGCGGCATCATGGCCGACAAGTACGGCTATGGCAAAATGGTGACCATGGGCATCGTGGTCATGTTTCTGGGTTACCTGTTTCTGGCAGTGCCACTGGGCGGCAACACGGTAGCCCTGGTGGCCATGCTCGCCGCGCTTGCCCTCATCAGCCTGGGCACGGGCCTGTTTAAGGGCAACTTGCAGGTGATGGTGGGCAACCTCTACGACGACCCGCGCTACAGCGACCGCCGCGACTCGGGCTTCAGCATCTTCTACATGGCTATCAACATAGGGTCGCTCTTTGCGCCCACCGCTGCCATAGGCATCATGAATTATGTGCAATCGCGATATGGTGTGAGTGTGAACGACTCCTACCACTACGCCTTCGGCATCGCCTGCCTGTCGCTCATTCTCTCCATTGCCATCTACTATGCCTTCCGCGGCAGCTTCAGGCAGACCGAGAACATAAGCAGCAAGAGCGCTGCCAGCGACCAGGTTGAGGAGATCTCCAAGGAGGAGACCAAGAGCCGCATCACGGCTCTGTGCCTCGTGTTTGCGGTGGTCATCTTCTTCTGGATGGCCTTCCAGCAAAACGGCCTCACGCTCACGCTCTTTGCCGATGAGTTCACGGCCAAGACCTCGTCGGGCTTGCAGAGCATGGCCTTCGACGTGTGGAACCTGGTGTTGCTCATCTTCATCGTCTATGCTCTCTTTGGTCTTTTCCAGAGCAAGCATGCCAAGGGGCGTGTGATCTCGGCCCTGGTCATCGTGGCCAGTGCCGCGGTGCTCGTCTACCGCTACATGCACCTCGCAGGCAGCATCGACATTGCAGCCCCCATCTTCCAGCACTTCAACCCCTGCTTTGTGGTGATGCTCACGCCGGTGAGCATAGCACTCTTCGGCTCGCTGGCCAAGAAGGGCAAGGAGCCCAGCGCCCCGCGCAAGATTGCACTGGGCATGCTCGTGGCAGCCGCAGCCTATGTGATCATGATGGTGGGCTCGATAGGCCTGCTCTCGCCTGCCCAGCAGAAGGTGGCAGGCGACGCAGCTACATTTGCCTCGCCCAACTGGCTCATCTTTACCTATATGACCCTCACCTTCGGCGAACTGCTGTTGTCGCCCATAGGCATCTCGTTTGTGAGCAAGGTGGCACCGCCCAAGTACAAAGGCATGATGATGGGCGGGTGGTTTGTGGCCACCGCCGTGGGCAACCTGCTGGTGAGTGTGGGTGGCTTCTTGTGGGGCAGCCTGCCGCTGTGGAGCGTGTGGTGCGTCTTTGTGGTGCTGTGCCTGCTCTCGGCGCTGTTCATGTTTGCTATCATGAAGCGGCTTGAGAAGGTGGCCAAGTGAGGCGTCGCGTGAGACGTTGCGACAACAACACACACACAAAACATACAAACCCCGCGTGTGACACTGGCGAGCGTGCAACTGCTGCATGCCGGCGTCACACGCTTTTTTTTTATTTACAATGCACACGACACGATGAGAAGACATATACTCGCAATTGCAATGGCAATAACGACGATAGCGGGCGCTGCGGGCGCCCATGTGATGATCGACGGCAAGCTGCAAGGCTCGGCCATATACCCGGGCACCGAGCACGCCTATCAGGTCTACGTGCCCGAGCAGTACACAGGCAAGCAGGCTGCCTGCCTCTATGTGGGGCTCGACGGGGTGCTGTGCGATGCCCCGCGCGTGCTCGACAGCCTCATCGCCGCGGGCAAGATGCCTGTGACGATAGGGGTGTTTTTGCAGCCTGGAGTGGTGAAGAACGCGCGCGGCGAGGTGGTGCGCTACAACCGCAGCTACGAGTTTGACTCGCCCACTGCCGTCTTTGCCACTTTTCTCGACCGCGAGGTGCTGCCGGCCATCGAGGGCACGGTCACGCCCGACGGGCGGGTGATAAAGCTCTCGGGGCGGGCCCAGGACCGCGCGATATTCGGCTTGAGCAGCGGCGGCATTGCTGCCTTCACGGCGGCATGGCACTGGCCCTGGCAGTGGGGGCGTGTGTTCAGCGGTGTGGGCACCTTTGTGGGCATGCGCGGCGGCAACGACCTGCCCAAGATGGTGCGCAAGACCGAGCCCAAGCCCATCAAGGTGTTTCTGCAAGATGGCACCGCCGATGCCTGGAATGCGCTTTTCGGGCACTGGTATGAGGGCAACCGCATGCTGGCCTCGGCGCTCGACTTTGCGGGCTACGATGTGAAGTGCGACTGGAGCGACTGCGGCCACAACGTGACGCGGGCCACCCAGATTTTTGCCAGTGTCATGACCTGGCTGTGGCAGGACTGGCCAGCCGCTATCGTGGCGGGCACCACGCGCAACGACATGCTTGCCGCCCTGCTTGTGCCAGGCAGCAACTGGGTGCCGGGCAGCATCGCTGGCGGTCACGCCGGGCCACCCCGGCACATGGCTGTGTACCCCGACGGCAGCCTCATGGCCAAGGCCGTGCCGGGCAGCAACTGCTTGCAGCAATGGGTGGTTGAGAACGGGCATGTGATGCACGGCGAGCCTTTCTACTGGCTCGAGAGCTATGGCAACGCGCAGCTGCACACGGGCGGCATGGCCTATGACAGCAAGGGTAACCTGTGGGTGGTGACCGATGCAGGCATCCAGGTGTGCGACCACAACGGCCGCGTGCGGGGCATCGTCGACCTGCCTGAGGGCCTCGACGGCGATGTGAGCAATGTCGACATCGCAATCTTGCCGCGGGCTGTGAGGCTCACGGCGACAGGACAGGCGCATGAGGCTGCCTGCCCCACGTGGACGCGCGAGTTCAATGTGGAGCCTCCTGTCGCGGGCGTGCGGCCGCCCTCGCAGGGACAAGGATGAACGCTGCCCCCATGTGCGACGGCGGAGACAAAGCCGTGTGCCCCCTGCAAGCCGCCCCGGCATGGGGGCGAAACCAAGTGGCTCGGCGCCTGCCTGGCCTGGCTGCAATAGTCTTTGTACCGTTGTGGCAGGCATCGGTGTATAGAGCAGAACGCCTTGGCGAAAACTCTTGGGGTGAGCAATGACGAAATCAAGAAAAACATTTTTCTTTTTTGAAAAAATAGTGCGTATTTAATATCTTTTTTGTTATATTTGCATCAAAACCGCCCAATATGACATTGCGAAAATGGATTGAAGACAGGGCTATTCATGGTTATCCCACGTTTTCTGTCGAGGATGTGAGAGCAACGGGTTTGTGCTCTTCAGAGCAGATTCTTCAGAATGAACTCTCAAGACTATGTTTAAACAAGACCATAGCCAATGTATATAGAGGATATTATGTAATCATCCCTGTCCACTATGTATTGCGCGGTTCGGTACCTGCGACTTATTATATCGACCAGTTAATGGCTTATCTTAAAAAGCCTTACTATGTGTGTATGCTTAGTGCCGCAGAGCTGCTGGGTGCTGCTCACCAGCGTCCCCAGCAATTCTCAATTATGACGATTTTCCCAAAGCGTCGCATTGTTTCTACTCGTAATGTGACCATTGAGTGGTTTTATCGAAACACACTGCCACCAGAGGAGGCCTTTGTCACGAAGAATACAGAAACGGGCACTATCTGTATATCTAATCCTCTGCTGACGGCTGCCGACCTTGTACAGTATCAGCAACATGTGGGAGGACTGTCGCGAGTTGCTACCATACTTGAAGAACTCTCAGAGCAGATCGACGTGAAAAAGCAATTTACTCCGCTTGTAGCCTGTGTGAAAAAAGTCGTGTGGCAACGACTTGGCTATTTGCTTGAAAATGTTGTCGAACAAAAGAAGCTGGCAGATGACTTGTATGAGCAGTTGAGTGCATCGTCAGGTTATCTCAAATATCAACCTTTGAGCACATCGGCTGTTGATCGTTCATCTCTGAGAGATAGCCGATGGAAAATTAATATCAACATAGTAATAGAAACAGACGATATATGATAAACAGAACGGCGATACAACAATGGAGTAAGTGTGCTCCGTGGATTGATAATGCCCAGGTGGAACAGGACCTGATAATATGCCGTGCCTTGGTTGCCATCTTTAGCGATGAGTTCTTGGCATCTCAGTTGGCATTCCGAGGTGGAACCGCCCTGCACAAACTCTATCTTTCACCTCCGCCACGATACAGTGAGGACATTGATCTGGTTCAGATTGCTCCAGGACCTATCAAGCCTGTCATGTACCGATTAGGGGAAGTCCTTGACTGGCTGCCAGAGAGAGTGACCAAGCAGAAACGGTACAACAACACGATGTTGTTCAGGGTGGAATCTGAAATACCGCCTGTAGTACAGATACGCCTGAAAGTTGAAATCAATTGCTTCGAACATTTTAACGTACTTGGACTGGCAAAGATCCCGTTCAAAGTTGAAAACTCATGGTTCGCTGGCGAGGCCCAACTCACATCCTATCATTTCGAAGAATTGCTGGGTACCAAACTTCGTGCTCTTTACCAGCGAAAGAAAGGCCGTGATCTTTTTGACCTTTATATCGCCTTGCAACGAAAAACTGTAGACGTTGACAGAGTCCTGCAATGTTACAGAAAATATATGGAGTTTGTGGTTGACAAGGTACCATCTTATAAGCAGTTTGTAAACAACATGCAGAAGAAAATGGAGGATCCTGAGTTTACTGGCGACACGCAGTCGCTCTTGCGTCCTGGCATCACGTTCGATGCGAGCGATGCATATCAGCTCATTTATGAGACCTTTATAGCGAAGATGGCAGGAAGAAGGGATTGAATTCCCTGCGCTGCTAAGGAGGTTTTTCGGTTACTCAAAGGCTAACAACATAGTTAGGTGACTCCTATAGCCTGTGACGGGCTTCAACTCATGCATCGATGGTCTTGATCTTTCAAGGCTAAAAACATCTTGTGCCACGGCCTGCAAAGGCTATGTCACAAGATGCTGAATGGTTTGGCAACGACGGCGGCGGCTACTTTACAATCTTCTTGTCGGCTACCTTCCAGTCGTTGATGCCGCCGGCGAGGTTGGTCACCTTGAAGCCAGCGTCGGCCAGCTGCTGGGCGGCGCGGGCACTGCGCTTGCCGCTGCGGCAATACACTGCCACGGGTTTGCGACGGTCGAGCCGCGCCCGGGCCACGTCGATGAAGTCGTCGGCCTGCATGTCGATGTTTTGCGCGCCGTCGAGGTGGCCGTCGAGATACTCGGCCGGCGTGCGCACGTCGACGAGCTGCACCCCTGGCCGGGCGACGAAGGTCTCAAACTTGTCGACGCCCAGGGTGGTGAAGTTGAGGTTGCTCGAGCACGAGCCCAGCAACATGCCTAAGAGGCTTATCATGAGTAGAATGCGGGTTTTCATCGGCGGTCGCGTCGTGGGCTCACCGGGTGGGTGATGATTTGTAAAAATGCCTTGCCGCGGCGGGGGCGCACGGCCTTCTCAGGGTCTTCAAACATGGCCTCGTTCTCGTCGATGTACTTGTGCCACTTGTCCTCGAGCATGTCGGCCAGCTTGGGCTCCAGGATTTGGCCCGAGTGTCCCGAGTCCCACACAAAGCCCGGCAGGTCGCGCTGCAGCTCGGCAGTGGTGATGATGGGGGCCTTGTCGGGATTGATGATGATGTCGGGCTCCATGTCCATGTAGAACACTTGACGGCCCTTCCCGCTCCAGTCCTCGGCCTCGAAGGGCTCGCTCGAGAGCACACCCTTCATCACGATGCCCGTGTTGCCCTCGCCCACGCGCACCAGGTAGAAGCGGTCGCAGGCCTGGGCATGTTCCCAGTCCCACACGCTCCAGTTGAAGTACTCCTCGATGCAGTTTTTCATGCTCTGCTCGTAGTCGTGCATGTTGACCGACGATATCGAGGGATTCCACATCAGTATTATCGTATTCATAGCTTATAGGTTTTAGCACTCGTTGTTAAGTCGAGTTTTGATTACTACAAATATAATGAATAAGCCCTTGAGTTGCACGCCGAGGGGTATTAAAAATTTTAAAAACTATTGTCGCGGTTTGCCAGCTGTGGGTCAGGGCAGGGCCTCGAGCAGGCGCTCTACGAGGCGGGGCATGGCATAGCGGTCACGGTCGCGCTCCTCGATCCAGAAGTAGCCGGGGGGCAAGGCTGGCCTGCTGCCGGTGGCCAGCAGGTAGAAGTCGGCATAGATGGTGCGGTGCGTGAGCTGGTGCTTCACGGCGTGGCACAGCTCCACGGGGCCGACGCCGGGTGCGATGTCGAGGTGCGGCATGCCGCGAAGCTCGCCGGCCGCAGTGGCCGTGGCCGACTCGTACAGCACCGGCTCGTAGAGGCCTTGCCATATATCGCCGGCCTCGCGGCGGTGAATGGCGGTGCACCCGTCGCAACGCAGGTACACATACTGGAAGTAGCGCGTGGTCACACGCGCGCTCTTGAGCTTAGCGGGCAACTGGTCTACCCGGTGGCTGTGCAGGGCCTCGCAGGTGTCCTCCAGCGGGCACTGGCTGCAGCGGGGCGACCTGGGCGTGCAGCAGGTGGCCCCGAAGTCCATCATGGCCTGGTTGAACGCGGCGGCCTGGTCCACTGGCAGCAGGCTCTGGGCCAGGGCTGCAAAGGTCTTGCGGCCCGCCGTCGTGTCGATGGGGGTGTCGATGCCATAGTGGCGCGAGAGCACGCGGTAGACGTTGCCGTCGACTGTGGCCACCGGCCGTCCGAAGGCTATCGAGGCAATGGCGGCAGCCGTGTAGTCGCCCACGCCCTTGAGGGCTTTCAGCCCCTTGAAGTCGGCCGGGAAGCCGCCCATGGCCACCACTTGGCGTGCAGCTGCAAGCAGGTTGCGGGCACGGCTGTAGTAGCCCAGTCCCTGCCACATGAGCAGCACCTCGTCTTCGCTGGCCGCGGCCAGGTCGCCCACTCGCGGCCAGCGGTGCACAAAGCGTTGCCAGTAGTCGCGTCCCTGGTCGATGCGCGTCTGCTGCAAGATGACCTCGCTCAGCCATATAGCATAGGGGTCGCGCGTGTGGCGCCACGGCAGGTCGCGGCCGTTGAGGCGGTACCAGTGCAAAATGCGCGCCTGGAAACTGTCGTTGCTCATGACTCGAAGGTGGCCGGTCGCAGCTGGCGCAGCGGCGTGAGGAAAAACGGGCGTTCCATGAGGTGGGGGTGGGGCACCGTGAGGCCGGGCTCGTCGATGGTCACCTGCTGCCAGCGTGAGTGCCGGCCGTGGGTAGCGGTGTCTTGCTCGATATAGACGATGTCGATGTCGACCAGGCGGTCGATGTAGTGGCCCGCAGCGTCGCGGTGGCAGGGGCTGCCCAGCTGTGCCTCGATGCCGTGTATCCAGTCGAGCACCTGGCGCGCTGTCTTGCTTGTGGTGAGGGCCACGCCCACGTTGAGAAAGTCGTGGGGCGAGTCGAAGCCCCAGGCCCGCGACTGCACAATCGAAGAAACCTGACACCCGCCAGTGCCTGCACTGAGCAGGGCAATGGCGCGCATCAGGTTGCTATGGCGGTCACCCAGATTGGTGCCGATGTTGAGATAATATTTCAACTACTTGATGTGCTTTAAGATGTCGAGCAGATGATCCCACACCAGCTTCACTGTGGGAATGTAGAGGCACTCGTCGGGCGTGTGCACGTTGCGCAATGTGGGGCCAAACGAGATCATGTCCATGTCGGGGTAGCGCTCGGCAAAGAGGCCGCACTCGAGGCCGGCATGTATGCCTATCACCTTGGGCTCCTTGTGGAACAGGCGCTCATACGACTCCTTGGCAATCTCCACGAGCTTGCTGCCGGGCTTCATGGGCCAGGCGGGGTTGGCCTCGTTGTGCACAATGTTGTAGGCGCCGGCCAGGCGGAATGCTGCCTCGACGGTGTTGCACATGTTGAGCAGGTTGCTGTTCACGCTGCTGCGCTGCAGCGATATCACCTTCAGGTAGTCGGTGCCGGTCTCCACCACCGACACGTTGCTCGAGGTCTCGACAAGCCAGCTTATTTCCTCGGCCTGGCTCATGGCAT
This window contains:
- a CDS encoding SurA N-terminal domain-containing protein, whose protein sequence is MSASQSFFNDTSAARVGSDKIGVQEFNQRYEQMTQDNQNQQNKQDAAVEQQQLLTQMEMETLLDNECEANSIDVNDDELSMVVNNSQMGQQMTQYIAQQLGQNIQSPAQLDRMIQANPEKFQLVAGKWNEMKKQASDMLRSSVLQYMVSNAIQPNDLELSVMNAENSDTYEVSFAKKDYSTVATDKKYQPSQSEIEAVYNQYKNLWKINDPQARLHYVAVNIAPSKADLAAAQKVIDKAKAVIAGPNGVDSLKNISEFSNIQNSKITLEQAKQFAQQMGDSAFTAFVSGGAKGATHFFDKGNNHVIFKITDVAELVDTAKVVVVEVQGDKAKQNKVLAALNAGQDVSKMQGVQVAPEQPMQVQNPQLSDSVRNQIEANAATGKYFVLQSDAKNGAALLKVNSAVKKTFYSLAVSSYEVVASSQTSTSTQDKLQTFLNKNKTAAAFEKNAAKYGYAAQEAFVNSATAQLGGNPQFGMPGITNSRKAIKWALTEGKKGTVSNIFTDNNDVLVAVALDDIYDGDFLPLTDPEVLTFCTNKARALKIAKAMEAQYKGKASNVAGYAKLFGTTPDVTSVTFGNDQVMKINTTPLSLDGQEGDGGFIGRVAAAKQGKTYVWAGNSAIYAFTVTKTTKSAMKLKKEELKNRWMMQYGIISNQQMGIDRFTSVLMTSKKIKNNLVKFQ
- a CDS encoding SufE family protein, giving the protein MATINEVQDEIIDEFEGFTDWMDKYQLIIDMGNAMPALDEKYKTPDNLIDGCQSRVWLQADYVDGKVEFQADSDAIIVKGIISMLVRVLNGRTPQEILDADLYFIDRIGLHEHLSPTRSNGLLAMVKKIMAYAVAFKATQG
- a CDS encoding peptide MFS transporter, which gives rise to MFKNHPKGLIPAALSNMGERFGYYIMNAVLLLFLCSKFGLSDETSGIIYSVFYALIYVLSLFGGFVADRTQNYKGTIMAGLVVMASGYVLLSIPIMSTASNIGWLLPFTCFALLLIAFGNGLFKGNLQAIVGQLYDNFEAEAAKKGPEAVKAVQGKRDSGFQIFYVFINVGGLVAPFIAPYLRQWWLGTKGLLYNAELPALCHKFIENRAGMTGEESSNLVKLMHDVGGNVNDMAAACTGYLDAFNTGVHYSFIASVVAMLISLVIFVAYKRIFPTPAKKEAAAAVEYTAEEKAAMGKEIKQRMYALFAVLGIAIFFWFSFHQNGQSLSVFARDFVKTDSIAPEIWQAVNPFFVIVLTPIIMWIFGVLGRRGKTISTPRKIAYGMFIAGLAYLFLMIFSLVNHYPSGEQFKLMSVTAKESMKAGPWVLIVTYFFLTVAELFISPLGLSFVSKVAPKHLQGVCQGLWLGATAVGNLLIWIGPLMYNKMPLWECWGVFLAVCLVSMGVMLGMVKWLERVTGE
- a CDS encoding peptide MFS transporter — encoded protein: MFENQPKGLWALSLANTGERFGYYTMIAVFVLFLKANFGLSAGAAGAIYSIFMGLVYFLPFVGGIMADKYGYGKMVTMGIVVMFLGYLFLAVPLGGNTVALVAMLAALALISLGTGLFKGNLQVMVGNLYDDPRYSDRRDSGFSIFYMAINIGSLFAPTAAIGIMNYVQSRYGVSVNDSYHYAFGIACLSLILSIAIYYAFRGSFRQTENISSKSAASDQVEEISKEETKSRITALCLVFAVVIFFWMAFQQNGLTLTLFADEFTAKTSSGLQSMAFDVWNLVLLIFIVYALFGLFQSKHAKGRVISALVIVASAAVLVYRYMHLAGSIDIAAPIFQHFNPCFVVMLTPVSIALFGSLAKKGKEPSAPRKIALGMLVAAAAYVIMMVGSIGLLSPAQQKVAGDAATFASPNWLIFTYMTLTFGELLLSPIGISFVSKVAPPKYKGMMMGGWFVATAVGNLLVSVGGFLWGSLPLWSVWCVFVVLCLLSALFMFAIMKRLEKVAK
- a CDS encoding alpha/beta hydrolase-fold protein, producing the protein MAITTIAGAAGAHVMIDGKLQGSAIYPGTEHAYQVYVPEQYTGKQAACLYVGLDGVLCDAPRVLDSLIAAGKMPVTIGVFLQPGVVKNARGEVVRYNRSYEFDSPTAVFATFLDREVLPAIEGTVTPDGRVIKLSGRAQDRAIFGLSSGGIAAFTAAWHWPWQWGRVFSGVGTFVGMRGGNDLPKMVRKTEPKPIKVFLQDGTADAWNALFGHWYEGNRMLASALDFAGYDVKCDWSDCGHNVTRATQIFASVMTWLWQDWPAAIVAGTTRNDMLAALLVPGSNWVPGSIAGGHAGPPRHMAVYPDGSLMAKAVPGSNCLQQWVVENGHVMHGEPFYWLESYGNAQLHTGGMAYDSKGNLWVVTDAGIQVCDHNGRVRGIVDLPEGLDGDVSNVDIAILPRAVRLTATGQAHEAACPTWTREFNVEPPVAGVRPPSQGQG
- a CDS encoding type IV toxin-antitoxin system AbiEi family antitoxin domain-containing protein encodes the protein MTLRKWIEDRAIHGYPTFSVEDVRATGLCSSEQILQNELSRLCLNKTIANVYRGYYVIIPVHYVLRGSVPATYYIDQLMAYLKKPYYVCMLSAAELLGAAHQRPQQFSIMTIFPKRRIVSTRNVTIEWFYRNTLPPEEAFVTKNTETGTICISNPLLTAADLVQYQQHVGGLSRVATILEELSEQIDVKKQFTPLVACVKKVVWQRLGYLLENVVEQKKLADDLYEQLSASSGYLKYQPLSTSAVDRSSLRDSRWKININIVIETDDI
- a CDS encoding nucleotidyl transferase AbiEii/AbiGii toxin family protein codes for the protein MINRTAIQQWSKCAPWIDNAQVEQDLIICRALVAIFSDEFLASQLAFRGGTALHKLYLSPPPRYSEDIDLVQIAPGPIKPVMYRLGEVLDWLPERVTKQKRYNNTMLFRVESEIPPVVQIRLKVEINCFEHFNVLGLAKIPFKVENSWFAGEAQLTSYHFEELLGTKLRALYQRKKGRDLFDLYIALQRKTVDVDRVLQCYRKYMEFVVDKVPSYKQFVNNMQKKMEDPEFTGDTQSLLRPGITFDASDAYQLIYETFIAKMAGRRD
- a CDS encoding rhodanese-like domain-containing protein, producing MKTRILLMISLLGMLLGSCSSNLNFTTLGVDKFETFVARPGVQLVDVRTPAEYLDGHLDGAQNIDMQADDFIDVARARLDRRKPVAVYCRSGKRSARAAQQLADAGFKVTNLAGGINDWKVADKKIVK
- the mutY gene encoding A/G-specific adenine glycosylase, which encodes MSNDSFQARILHWYRLNGRDLPWRHTRDPYAIWLSEVILQQTRIDQGRDYWQRFVHRWPRVGDLAAASEDEVLLMWQGLGYYSRARNLLAAARQVVAMGGFPADFKGLKALKGVGDYTAAAIASIAFGRPVATVDGNVYRVLSRHYGIDTPIDTTAGRKTFAALAQSLLPVDQAAAFNQAMMDFGATCCTPRSPRCSQCPLEDTCEALHSHRVDQLPAKLKSARVTTRYFQYVYLRCDGCTAIHRREAGDIWQGLYEPVLYESATATAAGELRGMPHLDIAPGVGPVELCHAVKHQLTHRTIYADFYLLATGSRPALPPGYFWIEERDRDRYAMPRLVERLLEALP